A stretch of DNA from Pirellulales bacterium:
CCCCTGCTTCCGCAGGGAAAGCCTCCTGCTCCACCAGTCGTCGAGTTCCTATGGGGCACGTCGAAGGCTGGAAATAAACCGGCGGCTTGGATTCAGCCCGATCCAAAGCAATTGGGCGATCTTGTTCAACAATCGCCGATCGAAACCTGGTACTGGGTGGCCGACGGCGCGCTGTTGCGAGCGCACGAACTGTCGGCGCGCTTGGTGATCTTCCTGTGGCGCATGGCCCGCAGCGGCGCTAAGGTGATGGATTTTCGCAATGTTGGTTGCGCCATGGCGGTGGTCGACAATCCGCACGATGACTGGTCGCAATGGAGAGTGCGGCAAATCGCCGTGCCCCATGCGACGTCTAAGCTGTCGGATACAACCCGCTCCGACTCCGCGATCGTATGGGGTTGCGAGGTGCTCGTTGACCGCGACGCCAACGGGCGCGAGTACGCGCACGTTTTTGGATACCGCCCCCACGGGCCATTTGGCAACGAGCTGGTCGCCGCGCGTGTGTCTGGCGATCTAATTGAGCAGATGGACCAATGGGAGTTTCGCACCGTGAATGGCTGGTCGCCGCGGCCGGGAGACGCGGTGGGACTGACAACCGGATTGACCACCGAGTACTCGATAACGCCGGTCGATGTCGATGGCGGCCGGCGCTGGTTGCTTACGCAAAGCGAGCCACTGTTTGGCGCCCGCATTCTGCTGCGCGCGGCGCAATCGCCGTGGGGGCCCTGGTCCGAGCCGAGAGCGGTTTACACCGTTCCCGGCTTGAGCAGCCAGAGAAAACACATCACCTACGCGGCCAAGGCGCATCGGGAGTTGTCTCGGTCGGGCGAGCTATTGGTGACATACGTGGTGAACTCGCTCGATTTTTCCGAGAACGTGAACAACGCGGATATTTACCATCCACGCTTCGTGCGCGTGCCGTTGACGCTCGCGCCCGAGCCACCCAACGACTGAGTGCAGGCGACGCTACCAGGCGATTTCGGCGGGAAAGTAGCGGTCGATCAAGTCTTGATAAAACGGCCGTAGCGCGGCCACATCGGGGCGCTGCTCGCTCTTGGTGTATAGATCATAGGGGTTGAACTTGCGCACCCAATCAAACATCTCCTGGTCGTGCCTGCTCATCAAATGCTGATACTCCCCCTCTCGATGCGCGGGGTAGAAAGAGTGATAACGCACCATGTACAGCGCTGGCTCCGGCAGGTGCTCCTTGACCACATGATATAGGTACTCGTCGTGCCCCCACGACATCAGCACTTGATCCAGTCCGCCGCGCTCCTCGTACATGCCGCACTCGGTCTGATACTCGGGCATCGCTGAGTCTGGATTCGCGGCAAAGAACTCCGGGAAGACGATCTTGTCTGAGAACTTGCAGCCGACGGGGAAGGTGTCTCCCACCACCGCCCACTGCGGCTCACCATACAGGCAGAGAATCTTGCCCAAGTCGTGGATCAAGCCGGTTACGATGAACCAATCGGGATGGCCATCGCGGCGAATCGCCTCGGCGGTTTGCAGGCAGTGCTCAATCTGCGGCACGTCGGTGTCAGGATCGCTATCGTCAACCAGGGTGTTGAGGAATTCCAACGCTTCCCACACGCCCATGCGCTTCTTGGCAAGCGGCAGGAATTGCGCGCGCTTGCCGCGCACAAAGTCGACCGTTTGGTGCGTGTGGTTGAGGCGATAGAACTCCTTGACGCTGGCCCGAGCCTCGGCGCGGTAATCGCGAAATTCTTCTTTCTTCTTGTCGGGGTCCGTCGCGCAAAACGGCTTGTTATCGGCCGCCGGTTCGGGATAGCGACGCTTGAGATCGTCTTCCCATTCGTCCAGGCTTGCCAGGGGTTGTTGCGAGGCGGATTTGGCGCGATCGATCATGTCAACGGGACTCCGCGGCGGCTGTTTTGAACCTGATTTACAACCTGTAACAGTATTACGACCGTCGCCAGCGGCGACAATTGCGATCGAAAAGGGCGTAATTGTGGCTCTGCGAAGCCCCTGCTATTATCGACCGATACCTTCCGCTCGACCCCGCACCCCGCGGCAGCGCCCGCCGCTCTGCCAGCCTCTGTCTCCGCCCGCATGAAGTTTCAGCCGCCGAACGAGGATCTGTTCAAAGACAGCACCATGACCTTCGGGGAACACCTCGAAGAGTTGCGGATTTGCCTGTTTCGCGCGCTGATTGGCCTGGTGATCGGTATTTGCATTGGTTTGCTGCTGGGGCAGCAAATTGTTCTCTTGGTGCAAAAGCCCCTGGTCGACGCGCTCGAGGGCTATTACGCCCACAAGGCGGAGAAGAATTTGCCGGCTTATCTGAGCGCTCTTCGCGATAGTCGACAGACGCTGGGATTCACCGAGAAAGAAGCAATTGCGGCAATCCAACATGGACTGGTGCCGGAGCGAGTCTATGTCAGTCGGCAATCGGCCGAGACGGCCCGCGCAAAGCCTTCCGCCGCTGTGACCGACGAGGAAGCGACCTCCGATCAAACCGCCGCGGCGCTGAATCTGGTGCCCATGCTCATCTGGCGTCCTAGCACCGAGATTCAGGGAGTCCGCCCCACAACACTCAGCGCTCAGGAGGCGTTCTCCATCTGGATCAAGGCCTCGGTGGTGGCGGGCATCATCATTTCCAGCCCGTGGGTTTTTTACCAGTTGTGGTCGTTTGTCGCCGCCGGATTGTATCCCAACGAAAAGCACTATGTTCACGTGTTCCTGCCGTTCAGCCTGGGGCTGTTTCTGGCGGGCGCGGCGCTGGCGTTTTTCTTCGTGTTCAAGCCGGTGCTCGACTTTTTGATTGGCTTCAATCAATGGCTGGGGCTCGATCCCGATCCGCGCATCAGCGAGTGGTTCAGCTTTGTGCTGATCCTGCCGTTGGGCTTTGGCATCAGCTTTCAGCTTCCCTTGGTGATGCTGTTCTTAGACCGCATCGGCATCTTCAGCGTACAGATGTATCTGGAGAAATGGCGCATCGCCATCTTCGCGATCACGGTGATTTCGGCGGTGCTCACGCCCGCCGATCCGTACAGCATCTTCTTGATGGCGATACCGCTCATCGTGCTGTATTTCGGCGGGGTGGCGCTGTGCCACTATCTGCCGCGACGGAAAAGCCCATACGACGAGGATGAATAAGCGCCGCGCGTGCGTGGCGCCGCGTATTGGTTGAGAGTTGTTTGGCGGTATGGGTCCGCCAAGCTAGATGGCTTCGCTGCCGCGCTCGCCGGTGCGGATACGAATGCAATCGTCGAGCGGCAGAATGAAGATCTTGCCGTCGCCAATTTCGCCCTTATCTCCGGTGCGGCCACCCTTGATGATCGCATTGACGGTCGGCTCGACGAACTCGTCGTTGACCGCGATCTGTAATTGCACCTTGCGCAGCAGGTTGACGGTGAACTCGTGGCCGCGGTAGACCTCGGTATGCCCCTTCTGGCGGCCAAATCCCTGGCAGTCCATCACGGTCAGCCGAAACACCTCGACTTCGGTAAGCGCCGCTTTGACGGCCTCTAATCGACTAGGCTGAATGATGGCGATAATCAGTTTCATGTGATCGAATTTCCTCGGGATGCTGGTCGCCCAATCGTAGCGGCGCGGAGCGGAAGGCTCAATTGGTCATTCGCGGCGGATTGAAATGTTCGCGCAAGAAAAATGCCCCGACTTGGATGAGGCAGGCGGAGCACTCACCCAAGTCATTGGGGCATCCTTCTGGCTCCAGAGGAACCTTCCTTAAATAAGCACCCGCGAAACCATTGGCCCAAGTGGGGACGCCGCTGGCAGCCTGGGCCGCTGCGACCTTGCTCCGCACACAACCGCCGCTCAGTCGTAGCCGCGACAGGCGCGCCAGAGACATCCCACGTTTGCTGGCTAGAGGTTTCGCATTGCATCCTGCTGGATTCGTTTGGTTCATCGTGCCGCTGGGAATTGCACCTGGCAGCAACGACGATGCGTGCATTAGCAAGTGATGTGCCAGCAGGCCAGATCGGCGGACGAGGAGGCGGTCTATCTCGCTTGCTTGAAAAGAGTTGCGGCGCCATTTGGAAATCTGCGCCGCAAGCGGGTGCATGGCCTTGCATCACCGACTGCGCGCCGGATAGGCAGACGAAAGCAAACAAAAAAACGGCCCGCCAGAATCTTGCGACTTGGGCGGGCCGTTGGGTTGCAGTCGAATTGGCGCGGTGCGATTAGTACAGCAGGATGATGTCGCCGCCGACCAGGATTTGCCAGTTCTTGTTGCCATCGTCGAAGGGACGCAGGCCGCCGGCGTTGTTGTCCTCACCGGCATAGGTGTCCCAGCGAATGCAAGGTCGCGCCACAAAGTTGGCGGTCGGCTTCCAGTTGGCGCCAAACGTCAACTCGGTGAAGTTGCCGGCATAGCCCGAAAAGGTGGTGGGCAATCCGCGAGTGCTGCCGTTGGCCAGTGTGGGAAGGAAGCCACCGACGCGAAACCCGTCCTGATCGCGGAACCATTCGGCGCGCACACCCCAGGTCCACGTGTCGCTGACTTTATAGAACAGGTAGTTGTTGAAGCCGTACCACCAAGCGCTCTTGCCGTTGGCCATTGCGGCGTTTTGATATCCCAGGTCGTGCTGGGCGACATAGGTCCACTCATTGTTGAGTGGCACACTGTAGGCAAAGGTGTTCAGATGCCGGTGCGTGAACTGACCGTTCTGATTGAGTTCCTGGCTTTCGATGACAAAGAAGGCCAACGAATCACCCCCCTCGCCAGTCGCCGTGACGGCGCCGATCGGCGCGAGATTGGGGCTGGAGGCTGGGTTACTGCCATCCCAGGTGTCCCAGCCGCGCACAAAACCGCCACCCAGCGACAGATTGTCCGACGCCGCGTATGTGGTGAGCAGTCCGGTCAGCGTGAAGGGCTCGCCGTATTGGAAGGTGAGAGGCAAGGTGTTGAAGAAGTTATTAACCGTAGGCACTACTTCGTAACCCGACGGGCAGTAGAAGTGGCCCAGTTTGGTTTTCGTATCGCCGAAAGCCGCTTCCATGTACAACTGTGGCAGGGCGAGGCCATAGAAGCGCTGGCCTAGATTCCACTTGTCTTCGAGCCCCAGCGCTTGCGTGAAGCGAGTATCGGTGCCGTACATCAAATCGACGCGACCGCCGATGTCGGAGCCATAGCTCTCGGTGTCAGTAGTTTTCTCAGCGTACCAGTACAACTGATTGAGTTGATACTCGTTCGAACGATCCGTCCAGGTCACAATACCGTTGAATCGATTGTCCGGGTTCTGAGGATTCCACGTAAATGGCGACTGCGCGACCCAGCCCGCAATGGTAATGTTTCGCGATTCCAGCCATTCGCACTCAAAGAGTCGGCATGGTCCTTCAGCTTCCTCCTCACCGCAGCCGTTCCCGCATCCATTGTCCCCGCTGCCATTTCCGGCGGCCGCGGCGGCGAGTCCACCCGATTGCGCTTGATAGGCCTCGTCCTCTGCGCGTGTGGTGACATGCCCACCCCCTTCTTCGTCGCGCAAGGCAGGGTCTTGGGCGTAGTAATCTCGATACTCATAGGCAGTTCGCTGAACGCCGCTCGAAGGCAACATTGGGTAAGGTTGCTGGGCTAAGGCGGCGCTAGGAGCGAGCACTGCCAACAGCGCTGTGCAAAGCGCCCATTGGGACAGTCTCATGTTCGGCGACTCCGATTCGTGGAGGAATGCATGGTGGGTGTGAGGCCCACGGTCAACGACAACGACGTGACACGTGCTATATGTGGCCGCTGGACGCGAGTTGGCGCAAGCGCCTAATCCGCGTCACCGCCTGTAGCGGCCAATGGTCGTATCGACCCCCTTGCGAAGCGCGATTGACGGGGAGATTCCCCAAAATCGGGGGATATAGAGCGCCGGGGTGACGGTCGCGAAAACCTTGTCAGTAGCGAAGAGAATGAGGGGTTGCTAGCAGGTCGATGCCGCCAGCCATGCAGTGGCTGCTCTATCTCCGCTTATGCCGCCGCCGCGATATCAGCGAAGAGCGCGTCGACAAAGCTCGACGAATCGAACGCAGCCAGATCTTCGAGTTGCTCGCCAACTCCCACAAATTTGACCGGCAGGTCGATTTGCTGCCGAATCGCGACGATCACCCC
This window harbors:
- a CDS encoding inositol oxygenase yields the protein MIDRAKSASQQPLASLDEWEDDLKRRYPEPAADNKPFCATDPDKKKEEFRDYRAEARASVKEFYRLNHTHQTVDFVRGKRAQFLPLAKKRMGVWEALEFLNTLVDDSDPDTDVPQIEHCLQTAEAIRRDGHPDWFIVTGLIHDLGKILCLYGEPQWAVVGDTFPVGCKFSDKIVFPEFFAANPDSAMPEYQTECGMYEERGGLDQVLMSWGHDEYLYHVVKEHLPEPALYMVRYHSFYPAHREGEYQHLMSRHDQEMFDWVRKFNPYDLYTKSEQRPDVAALRPFYQDLIDRYFPAEIAW
- a CDS encoding porin, which gives rise to MRLSQWALCTALLAVLAPSAALAQQPYPMLPSSGVQRTAYEYRDYYAQDPALRDEEGGGHVTTRAEDEAYQAQSGGLAAAAAGNGSGDNGCGNGCGEEEAEGPCRLFECEWLESRNITIAGWVAQSPFTWNPQNPDNRFNGIVTWTDRSNEYQLNQLYWYAEKTTDTESYGSDIGGRVDLMYGTDTRFTQALGLEDKWNLGQRFYGLALPQLYMEAAFGDTKTKLGHFYCPSGYEVVPTVNNFFNTLPLTFQYGEPFTLTGLLTTYAASDNLSLGGGFVRGWDTWDGSNPASSPNLAPIGAVTATGEGGDSLAFFVIESQELNQNGQFTHRHLNTFAYSVPLNNEWTYVAQHDLGYQNAAMANGKSAWWYGFNNYLFYKVSDTWTWGVRAEWFRDQDGFRVGGFLPTLANGSTRGLPTTFSGYAGNFTELTFGANWKPTANFVARPCIRWDTYAGEDNNAGGLRPFDDGNKNWQILVGGDIILLY
- a CDS encoding P-II family nitrogen regulator, coding for MKLIIAIIQPSRLEAVKAALTEVEVFRLTVMDCQGFGRQKGHTEVYRGHEFTVNLLRKVQLQIAVNDEFVEPTVNAIIKGGRTGDKGEIGDGKIFILPLDDCIRIRTGERGSEAI
- the tatC gene encoding twin-arginine translocase subunit TatC, which gives rise to MKFQPPNEDLFKDSTMTFGEHLEELRICLFRALIGLVIGICIGLLLGQQIVLLVQKPLVDALEGYYAHKAEKNLPAYLSALRDSRQTLGFTEKEAIAAIQHGLVPERVYVSRQSAETARAKPSAAVTDEEATSDQTAAALNLVPMLIWRPSTEIQGVRPTTLSAQEAFSIWIKASVVAGIIISSPWVFYQLWSFVAAGLYPNEKHYVHVFLPFSLGLFLAGAALAFFFVFKPVLDFLIGFNQWLGLDPDPRISEWFSFVLILPLGFGISFQLPLVMLFLDRIGIFSVQMYLEKWRIAIFAITVISAVLTPADPYSIFLMAIPLIVLYFGGVALCHYLPRRKSPYDEDE